One window of Suricata suricatta isolate VVHF042 chromosome 6, meerkat_22Aug2017_6uvM2_HiC, whole genome shotgun sequence genomic DNA carries:
- the LOC115294099 gene encoding olfactory receptor 2Z1-like, with the protein MIAIKKVIYSLEEEGACHIMQGYRGKEPSGEAWQETGRGPWNQSSTSGFVLTSLFNETPIHLFLFSMVVVVYTLAMAGNTAMVFLIWADARLHTPMYFLLSQLSFLDIFFTSVTVPKMIAGFLFSWTSISFVGCGAQMFFFMFLGATECLLLALMAYDRYVAICNPLRYPSLMSHQTCLLLVAASWLGGSLNASIQTALTLQFPYCGSRKIAHFFCEVPSLLRLACADTTFYEQVLFVTGVVVLLVPIAFITMSYALILAAVLGMHSVEGRRKALATCSSHLTVVNLFYGPLVYTYMLPASYHSPGQDDVVSVFYTVLTPMLNPVIYSLRNKEVTGAMKNVIGKCGMGKT; encoded by the exons ATGATTGCCATTAAGAAGGTAATCTACAGTTTGGAAGAGGAGGGAGCATGCCACATCATGCAGGGCTACAGGGGGAAGGAACCATCAGG TGAAGCTTGGCAAGAGACAGGCAGAGGGCCCTGGAACCAGTCCTCCACCAGTGGCTTTGTCCTCACAAGTCTTTTTAATGAGACCCCAATACACCTGTTCCTCTTCAGCATGGTTGTGGTAGTCTACACACTTGCCATGGCTGGCAACACTGCCATGGTCTTCCTGATCTGGGCAGATGCCCGGCTCCACACACCAATGTATTTCCTCCTCAGCCAGCTGTCTTTCCTGGACATCTTCTTCACCTCAGTCACCGTCCCCAAGATGATAGCAGGCTTCCTCTTTAGCTGGACTAGCATCTCGTTTGTGGGCTGTGGGGcacaaatgtttttcttcatgttcCTTGGGGCCACAGAGTGCCTTCTGCTGGCCctcatggcctatgaccgctatgtggccatctgcaaccctCTGCGCTACCCATCACTCATGAGTCACCAGACCTGTCTGCTCCTGGTGGCTGCCTCCTGGCTGGGAGGGTCTCTCAATGCCTCCATCCAGACTGCACTGACCCTGCAATTCCCCTATTGTGGCTCGAGGAAGATTGCACACTTTTTCTGTGAAGTGCCTTCACTGCTGAGGCTGGCCTGTGCTGATACGACCTTCTATGAGCAAGTCCTCTTTGTGACAGGTGTGGTAGTCCTTCTGGTGCCCATTGCTTTCATCACTATGTCCTATGCCCTCATCCTGGCAGCAGTGCTTGGGATGCACTCTGTGGAGGGGCGTAGGAAGGCTCTAGCCACTTGTTCCTCCCACTTAACAGTTGTCAACCTGTTCTATGGACCTCTCGTCTATACCTATATGCTACCTGCATCCTACCACTCTCCTGGCCAGGATGATGTAGTGTCCGTCTTCTATACAGTCCTCACACCCATGCTGAACCCTGTCATCTACAGTCTCAGGAACAAGGAAGTAACAGGAGCAATGAAGAATGTCATAGGAAAGTGTGGGATGGGCAAGACTTAA